ACCTTGGCACTTCAGCAACCATCACATTCTCTCAATTGATAACAATTTTCAGCTGAACGAGTACATGTACACAAACATTGGCATCATTAAAAACttcacaattatttttattgaacttaacatgtaaatcatcattacaaagttgacttatgcttCTTAAGTTTGAGTTAAGTCCTTCAACGTGTAGAACATTATGAAGTTCAGAAAGCCCATCAACATTCAGGGTTCCTTTGCCTACAATTCTTCCTTTGGCACCACCACCATAAGTTACACGCCCACTTTTTACGTCAACATAATCCGTGAGGTGTTCTTTAGATCCTGTCATATGGTGTGAGCACCCACTGTCAAAGTACCATGCACATGCAATGTTAGTTTTTAAAGAAGTATAAATGACATTGTAACAGCTTTTGGTACCCAAACTTTCTTCACATGAGGTTTCTTGGCTACTGTGTTATGCCTGGTAGATTCTATATTTGAAGCCATCTTCTTATGATTGtcagaaaaattatgtaaaatTTTTTTGTCAGTATTCTTGAATGTGATGGTTTTTGCTTCAAATTTGGAACTATCTCGTTTTCTAATTGCATATGGAACCTATGAAATTATGGGTCGTGGAGGTAATTGTGAAGCAAAATTTTCGTCAACTAGAGGATGATACAAAGATTCTTCCATATCGCTTTGCACGAATTCACCACCAATACCGTCAAATATATAATCATCTAATATATTAGTATTACTCATATTCTCTTTTGTCTCAAATGTTCTTGTATCAGTGTCATCTTCTAGTCCATTCGAGTATTTTCATGTTGCAGTTCCATTCCCAACCACAATTCTCAAATCTTCACGGTCCTCAAAATTAAAGCGTGTGTTTCATAGTGTTCATGTTTATGATGAGTTTGAAAAAACCAAAAATAACAAGTGTTAAAACTAGTTCTAATCGTAATTATAAAATGTGAATTTTATATAATGACTAGAAAACCCTCACCTTAACAAAATCTTCTCATACTTTATCACTAGCGGTTAATTTCTTTGTCTTAGAATCTCATCCAAAACTAGAGTTATGACGCATAAGGTTACAATTTGGAGTGAGAattatcttcttttttttcccggttttgtttgtttgttaaATACTACACTTTTGTCACAACATCATCACATGACAGCGTCAACCATGAGCTTTAACAATTTATTGTTCTTTTCAGTCGTCCATACATTATATTTTGCTTGTGAATCTCTTATTCATATTGTTACTTAAATACGCATAAGATACACAATATATACATTGTAATGAGAAGCTAGAAAGCATGTAAATTTTACGAGTCATTGATTAAAATGGTAAGAAACATTGTACGGTAAGAGTTGGAGAAAATTAAATATCATAAAAAGTTTCACAGTACTttacaaggaaaaattaaaGTCACACTACACTTAATTACCAAGGTAAAGCTACTGGTGAAGGTATACTTCGTAGCATGTAAGAGGGTTGCCGTGTGCCTTCTTTTGCGAAAGGAGATTATTCATGAAAATCAGTAAATATCCTAAAAAAAATTCACTACTATTTGTCTATTTACAAGTAATAAGACTAAAGAAAATTGACTCTATTTTCAAGAACCAATACTCAATTTCTAAAACCAACTGATTTTATTCCGACATATGAATTGTTTGAGTGATGCTATTTTTCTCCCAATAGATCTTTTGCTATGATAAATTTGGATTTGGATCTTCTGCTTGGATGAAAACATAGAATTTGATGCTGTACACTTTTTTATATGAGATGATCAAAGTTGATCATCTGATGAGACCTCACACATTGTcagataaatttgaaaaaatatcaAACGAAACAAGATAATCTGATCATCTCGTATAAAAAGTACACAACACCATATGTTGTATTTTCAGCAACAACAGATTATCCAAATCCGATAAATTTTTACCTTTCacgtttaaaataataatttaattacacCCTTCAAATTTAACAGATTTTTTGTTAAAACGGATTGCCATTGTTCATAGAAAGCTCCGTCGTTTTGAGTAATAGGTTGCTATGTTACAACTAGAAAACAAATCACCCTTCACTTTGCTAAACAGTATCacgtatataatatattaattagaAAACAGAAAATATGGAATagacataatattttattaaaatcgaTGTAAGGAAACAAAATTGTAATATAAAACAATTAATTTGGTGAGATCGGAAATTTTACATAACTCGAACAACACATAacatagataattaaatttattgctTAAAAGAAAGAGCGAACATCTTTGTTTTGTCTTCAAGGTACAAATTTATAGTTTCCCAATATAATCTGGAAATCAAGGAAGACGGGGGAATTTGGAGAAGTCAGGCTTCCTGTGTTGCAAGTATGAGTTCTTCCCCTCTGCACCTTCCTCAGTTCCATAAAACAGAAGAGTCCCATCTCCAGCAATTTGCTGTAACACaacaattatatttaatttgttaatatataataaatcatattttcaagAAACTTGTTCGATGCCTCTTCAAGAAAGAAGTTTACTACGTACCTGAAGTCCGGAGTGACCGTCGTCGACTGCGTTGAGAgccgatttgaggacacgaaTTGCCATTGGGCTGTTCCTCATGATCTCTCTGCACCATTTGATTGTCTCCTCTTCTAAATTTTCCAGCTGCAAAGAAAATGTAGTTTCTTGTAAGTGGATCATGTGTAAGAAGTGATCAAAGGAGAGTTCTCTCACAACGCACTTACTGGGACAACTTTATTGACGAGTCCCATTTTATCAGCTTCCGCGGCATTGTAAAATCTTGCCATGAACCACATTTCACGAGCTTTTTTTGGTCCAACCTATTCAGATTCACACCATTAGTCAGAAAATGAAGGATCCCACTACTTGTTATTGCATCGTCTCTCAGTCAGAAAACATCTTTCGTGTTTCGAAACTCACCAAACGATCCATAACAGAAGCTCCGTAGCCAGCATCAAAGCTTCCCACTTTTGGTCCTGTCTGGCCAAAAACAGCATTATCTGCTGCAATTGTCATGTCGCAAACCATATGGAGCACATGTCCACCCCCGACAGCGTAGCCAGCAACCATCGCAATCACGGGCTTTGGGAGACGACGAATTTGCACCTGTAAATCTAGGACGTTCAGGCGACCGAAATTGTCGTAGTCGGAGTATCCATTTTTGCCTCTGAATGATTGATCACCTCCACTGCAAAAGGCTTGTGTGCCCTGTAAAGTTTTACGAGTTTCAAAACATGGTTGACCAAAATATTAACTAATCTATTACACAATGAATTCCAttggttttgatatatattttttatacctTTCCGGTGAAAATAATGACCCCGATAGTGTTATCGTCCCTGGAATCATTAAATGCCCGCATGAGCTCCTTCACCGTGTGTGGCCTGAATGCGTTTCTCCTCTCTGGCCTGTTAATTGTTATCTGGTGCCCACAAAAAAATGCAGGGTTAAAAACACATCCACCCATGTAATAACTTCACGAATCAGCAAAAACATTGATGGAAAAAATACCCATATTCTCTGAAAATCTTGATTTCTTGTGTacatatttaaagaaaaagtaCCTTGGCAATGCCTTCTCCGACGGCCTTTTCGTAGATGATATCAGTGAACGGCTTCCCGGACTCATCGGGCACCTGCTTCCATTCGGGGATAAAACCCGGAACTTCTCCGTGCACACGATGGTAGGAATCGTTCAATCTTCCGCTGCAGCTCGACATGGCAATGCCCCCGCTCTCTGCAGTTGGAGTGAAATGCCCGGAAACAGATACCATTCTCCTGTTAACAAGGTCGAGATCCTTCTGTGTCATCCCTTCCATTGCTGTATATTCTCCGAGAAGTAGGTCTCCAAATGACTCTGAATGCCTGGGAATTCGAAAAGCAGAGGACTGGAACTTTGGAGGATTTGTGCTTGTGTTGTCTTCGGTTTTGGAGTGTTGGAAGGTTTATATAGAGGTTGAGGAGGAGATAAGATAATTTTGACAAGCCTACAATAATTAGAGTGAAAATCCAAAATTGTCTTATTgatgaataaattattttataaattttaataataataataataataataatgtaaaATAAGGTATGGTCAATATTCTAAGATGgtgttctttttattttttacaattttaatttaagagtgggtctcatgtgagaccgtctcacggattttaatctaTAAGACGGTTAACCCtacagatattcacaataaaaagtaatactcttagcataaaaaataaaactttttcatggatgacccaaataaaagatgcgtctcacaaatacgactcgtgagaccgtctcacataatttttggctttaatttaaatatacaaACATGCTCCTTGTTGCAACACTGTTTATTCAAAATAGGAAGCACAAAGCATGCTAACTTTGAAACATAAGTATTAGAATACATATTATTGTTAGTACACAAATATAAAGGAACCGTAGATACGTAGCCACTTTTTGCTagattaaattttaatattaattataattttatgtgattttttacaataaaaatatatcaatattggtttaattttttctttatttaaattattttattcgagTTTCTATTTTATTAGTAGAAATTAAGAAACAAGGTTAGAAgtataacttttttttttttttttttttttaccaactTACAATGAAGTTATTATGATAATCTCATGCTTTATAAAATAGGAAATataatgatattattatttatataaatataatggtttagcatattaaaaaaacattattttacaatgataaattaatataaatataatacacCCTTCAATTATTGGCTTTGATTGTTACATTTTTATATTCCATGGCACTACTTTATTTCAACTGATCAAGAACGGCGTCGCATTTTATTGATTTTCTAACTTATTGTGGCATtaacaaataaaaaagaaacaagtaTCATGTGGTTTTCTTGACTAGAATAATGCTATCATTCAAAAATGGCGATTGAATAGATTAGTTTACTGGGATTTTGTCCATTTGCGCTTCATGGTGTATGgggatttaaaaattatttgttgcaaaaaaattccgtaaattttttttagaaaaataaaattggaaggtaaaaacttgtgtgaaacggtctcacaggtcgtattttgtgagacagatctattatttttcttatccatgaaaaaatattactttttatgctaagggtgttactttttattgtgaatatcaatagggttgacccgtctcacaaattaagattcgtgagaccgtcttacaagagatTTACTCAAATCGGAGAGTCAAGTTAAAGGCTAGATTGAGCATTGGTGGTGGCCACGAGCCATATCTCCAATTCGACATTTTTTTACACGAAtcttatttatgtattataaatgattaaaattaaattaaaatacgaAATAAAATTTGCAATGAACGTACTTCATTATTGATAAATTATTGTTATATAAATCATCCTGAGGATATTGAATATTTCACATTAGGGAACTGTTATAACCGTGGAGTTAACATGGACTTGGACATAGATACATATTTTGTTTCTTCAATTTCTTAATTTAATGcgagaataattttttttttttatttactagCTTGTCTTTCTTTTGTTTCTAGTCAATTAGCTGGTCAAAATTTGTTATGTTTAATTTCCGACTATTTTAATGTAATTTTTGACATGGTAAAATATATGTCAGCAAGTTTTGTAAGAAGTTTTgggcataattttttttaaaaaaaatatcaacttTAATGTACTATGGCTAAAATTTGTTGAATACGTAGTTGACCAAAATTCGAAATAAAACAAGTTAGTagactaaataaaattatatatcccAAATTTAATTGGGAAAAAGATGGAAAATCATTTGtatgatgaatttcaaattataGAGATCGCGGTATGAATGGCCAACTAAATGTTGTAGAGGGATTCCAGTCAATGCAAAGACACACGGAAGAATGTCAGGATCAGGGATGTGTTTAGAGTAGAGTGAATAAgcactttaaaattttctcttaaaCATTGACAAATATTATGATCGGTCTTGATAGGCTTAGCTATAAAAGACGTGATTTTTTTACTCTTAAAAACAGTCAGACCACAAAAAGTGCGGAAAAGAGTTCGCGAGTTTTTATGGTACTTTTATACTCAAATATAAACAGACAATAAAATAACTAAGTGTAGTAAATGAAATGACACAATGATTTttttggatgttcggagactcaAACTCCTCGTGACCCCTTTCTTCCACTTAGAAAGTATTTTACAAGAAGACTTTGGTTTTACATATCTTTGTAACAACTCGTCTCAACTTTAAGACTTATTCGCTGCCTAAATTGAATCTCCTTATTAACTTTCAACAACGATTGAGACAATAAGTTTTACAATCAAGACAACACAAATATATAGAAAGAATGAATCCTTATATTCAACAATCGAGCAACTCCTCAATGATTTGACTAAAACAATTGAGTAGTTGACAAAAGCCCTAGTTGATCTTTGATTATCTGTTAGATGTTTTTTGAATTGATGGCTATTGAACAACAGTTGATATGAGTATGAAGGATGCTCAGAAATTTTCAGAGAATGCaagctttaattttttttcgaatGTATGTCAAATCATGTTTCGTCGTAATAAGATTTTCTTGGCATCCTCTACTTATAGCGTTCTTTGCAATTGCTCGTTCAACGTTTGACTGTAGCTCATTAACGCAAAAACACTGTTGTCATTGCCCTTTCTTGATTCACAGTACACTTCACAGAAATAGAAGTGTTATTTATGCTCCAAAAAGTGTTAATAACACTCCACCTTATCTAGTTAGTCAAATATTAGACAAGTTTACTCTTACATTAACTTTTCTGTTATGGTCAATGGAGGTGTTTAGATGAGAGTGAATAAACacctcaaatatttttatttcctTTTCTGAAAAGATCTCAAGTGATGTTAGTAACCATATCAATTATCGATCTTCTAAGTACAACAGACAACTTGAATAATAAGTGTAGAAAAATTCCAACTGAACTTGGTGAACCAAAGCTTCGCAAAATCACGAGACTAAAACAGTAGACAATTTAAGTAAATGAAATGTAGAAAAGTAATAACACAtattttatggaagttcgaatgCTGACATTCTTATATGACTTTCATTTTTCTATTTCCAGAATAATTTATAAAAGACTTTGATAGTTACAAAAATCGTGACTATCTACTTCAACGAGACTTACCAATTGTGTTACTGAAACTCTTAACACTTCAACTTTAACACAACAAATAAATCTGCCCAAAAAACTCTTTATGTCAATTACAAATACTCACAGTAAAATCAGTGAAGATTTGATACACTTTTCAGCATAAAACTTAGTGCCAATGTCCATAAAatagatcagataaaatctTTATGTGTATGCTTGTAAATATAAGTAAGACTTTATTTCTCTTGTGAATCTTGGATAAATAATGTATGTGGTTCGTATAGTGTAGAAGAGATTCCGAGTCTTGAATTATTAAGTCAAATTTCAGCGATGACTTCCCAAACTGAATTAGTAGACCGATAGAGACTTAAATGATGTCTACTGAAATAAGCGCGAAAGGTTTTATGGAATAAGCTACTGCTGAATTTTACTTTTTCTATGAATTTTAGATATTTTTTATTAGTAACACTTAACCAAAACTTATAATTTTCTATTGATTTCTCCATTTTTGGTCCTTTTTTTTGCATCATCTCCTTGGTAAATTCAAATAGTTAAGAGATTTGTGCGGTGAAGGAGACTTGCACAATATCCATTTTCTTGGAAAGTTCTTGATGAATCTTATGTTGGTTATCCGGAAGCATATTCTGATTAATAATGGCAGTGAGAGTCGATCAAGTTTGCTTTGAACTATCATTTTAAGAACTACATCCACCTAAGCCGCATTGGCCTTTCTACATTTCCTTCTTCGGTTTAGGAAACTCGACATCTCCTTTCTACAAGCCGCATCTTTGTCAGATGAATATTTCTTGTAACTCTTGTTATGAATATTCTAAATttgtttttgattttttttcatgaatcttctaatttttttgttaatagATATATAACATCATTGCTGATTTGTTCAGCCATCTTTTTAGTATACGGTTAAGTAGTGGAAGGTAATGCTTTTGTTGGCTGACTAGATGAAGATTTTCCTTCAATCTTGTTTCTAGTTCAAATTCGTACTCCTTCAAATCTGCAAACAAATCACGTATTCTACTTTGTTTAAATCCTTCGATTATCTCACTGCAATGATTTTGACATCTCATTCTCTGGGTAATGCTCTCATGACTTTTACAACAACTTATTTGTTGGTGCATTCCTTAATGAGTGCAGTTGACTCAATAACCACACTGCTAAATCTTTCATCAAAGAAATTTAGAGATTCTCCAGGCTTCTTCTTCATGCTGTCAAATTTTTGGCATAACCACAATGAGTTTGTTTTTCTTTGTTTGATCATTGTCTTCGCACAACTAAGTCAACTTCTGCCAATTCTCTTTTGTGAGAAAACATTTTTATCTAGCTGAAAGTATATTTTTATCAAGAGTTTTGTACAGAATGTATTTCGTAACATTGCCAAGATTTATCTTCTTCGTGTTTTCGAAAGTCCATTCACATCAAGGCTTTTGATTATTTGAGGTTCTCCACTAGTGatagaaataaaaatatttattttcatgattttcattggtaattcattatttatatattatatatcatcATCTTCTGCATATAAATGGTCATGTATCCTGATCTTTCAATCATCACATTCTTCCTTAGAGAATAGATGAATCTTTTTGAATGATGCCATTGATTTTTAAGGTTCACATGTCAAGATAAACCTCCctaataccacttgttaggatcaatGGATGTGTTTAAAGTGGGTGAACCTCACAAATATTTCCTTTTATTTTCTTAAAGGATTTCAACCAGTTTTAATAGTCAAGATCAAATCTTGATCTTCAAATTGCAATAAACAACTTGAATAATTAGTGTGGAAAATAGTCCAACCGAACTTAGTGAACCAAAGCTTCTCAAAATCAGTAGACTGAAATAATAGACAATTGAAGTAAATGAAATGCAAAAAAGCAATAACACaaagatttgtttatagaagttCGAAAGATAAAACATTTCTGCTTCTCTCTTTCTTATTTTTCAGAAagtttcactaaaagactttgatagttaaaaaaattataatcacCCACTTCAACGGAACTTCCAATAGCCTTAATAAAACTCTTAGCACTTGAACTttaacacaactcaaataaatatCTTCAGAAAGAGTTTTTTCAGTTACGAATCCTTAGACTAAAATCTTTTAAGATTTGATACACTTGTGAGCAGAAAACTCAACACCGATGATCCTTAGAATATATCAAATAAAATCTTTATATGCTTCTTTGTAAATATAAGCAGAACTTGATTTATTTTGTGAATCTCATGTAAACAATGTATGTGATTCGTCAAGTGTCGAAGGGATTCTGTGTTGAGGAGTATACAAAATTTCGATCTAACAAAAATTTTATCCCAAGTTTTAGCTGGAGTACATAAaattttagttaatttttttaaataaatgcataaaaaatatTGGAGTATAAAAATTTCGATTTGCCAAAGTTTAttaatcttaaaattttaaataat
The Primulina eburnea isolate SZY01 unplaced genomic scaffold, ASM2296580v1 ctg263_ERROPOS5200000, whole genome shotgun sequence genome window above contains:
- the LOC140820891 gene encoding 1,4-dihydroxy-2-naphthoyl-CoA synthase, peroxisomal-like, coding for MEGMTQKDLDLVNRRMVSVSGHFTPTAESGGIAMSSCSGRLNDSYHRVHGEVPGFIPEWKQVPDESGKPFTDIIYEKAVGEGIAKITINRPERRNAFRPHTVKELMRAFNDSRDDNTIGVIIFTGKGTQAFCSGGDQSFRGKNGYSDYDNFGRLNVLDLQVQIRRLPKPVIAMVAGYAVGGGHVLHMVCDMTIAADNAVFGQTGPKVGSFDAGYGASVMDRLVGPKKAREMWFMARFYNAAEADKMGLVNKVVPLENLEEETIKWCREIMRNSPMAIRVLKSALNAVDDGHSGLQQIAGDGTLLFYGTEEGAEGKNSYLQHRKPDFSKFPRLP